The following are from one region of the Carassius auratus strain Wakin chromosome 43, ASM336829v1, whole genome shotgun sequence genome:
- the myo7aa gene encoding myosin VIIAa isoform X5: protein MVILQQGDYVWLDLKTGGEFEVPIGAVVKLCDSGQIQVLDDEGTEHWISPQNATNIKPMHPTSIHGVEDMIRLGDLNEAGILRNLLIRYREHLIYTYTGSILVAVNPYQLLPIYTADQIRLYTNKKIGEMPPHIFAIADNCYFNMQRNNKDQCCIISGESGAGKTESTKLILQFLAAISGQHSWIEQQVLEANPILEAFGNAKTIRNDNSSRFGKYIDIHFNKRGAIEGAKIEQYLLEKSRVCRQARDERNYHIFYCMLKGMTPDQKKKLGLGKASDYTYLTIGNCTVCDGRDDQKEYSNIRSAMKVLMFTDKENWEICKLLAAILHKGNLKYEARTYDNLDACEVVRSSDLSTAAVLLEVDLKDLMNCLTSRTIITRGETVSTPLSIEQALDVRDAFVKGIYGRLFVWIVEKINAAIYKPPSLELKAVRRSIGLLDIFGFENFTVNSFEQLCINFANENLQQFFVRHVFKLEQEEYNLENINWQHIEFTDNQDALDMIAIKPMNIISLIDEESKFPKGTDTTMLNKLNSQHKLNTNYIPPKNTYETQFGIQHFAGVVHYETRGFLEKNRDTLHGDIIQLVHSSKNKFIKQIFQADVAMGAETRKRSPTLSSQFKRSLELLMRTLSVCQPFFVRCIKPNEFKKPMLFDRELCVRQLRYSGMMETIRIRRAGYPIRYTFVEFVDRYRVLMPGVKPAYKQEDLRGTCERIAEAVLGRDDDWQMGKTKIFLKDHHDMLLEIERDKAITDKVILIQKVVRGFKDRSNFLKMKKSAMLIQKSWRGYYCRKNYGAMRGGFSRLQALYRSRKLYQTYHITRQRITLFQGRCRGHLVRRAFRHRLWAVITIQAYTRGMIARRLYKRLKGEYRRRLEAEKMRLAEEQKFRNQMSARKAKEEAEKKHQERLALLAREDAERERKEREEARRKKEMLDQMEKARHEPVNDSEMVDKMFGFLGTTNSFPGQEGQAPAGFEDLERTHRELEEEDLDEALPLPEDDVEDLSEYKFAKFSATYFQGTTTHTYVRRPLKQPLLFHEDEGDQLAALAVWITILRFMGDLPEPKYHTAISDGSEKIPVMTKIYETLGKKTYKRELQALQGEGENSHTESHKKSSVRHKLVSLTLKKKSKITEEVTKRLNDGEYTVHGNSMLEDRPTSNLEKLHFIIGNGILRPGLRDEIYCQICKQLTQNPSKSSHARGWILMSLCVGCFAPSEKFVKYLRNFISEGPPGYAPYCEERLRRTFVNGTRAQPPSWLELQATKSKKPIMLPVTFMDGTTKTLLTDSATTAMELCNALSDKISLQDRFGFSLYIALFDKVSSLGSGNDHVMDAVSQCEQYAKEQGAQERNAPWRLFFRKEIFTPWHDPTEDSVATNLIYQQIVRGVKFGEYRCDRKEDLVELASQQYYVDYGSEILVERLLSLIPSYIPDREISSAKTVERWAQFIMAAHKKGIYTQKRVDPQKVKEEVVEFARYKWPLLFSRFYEAFKFSGPSLPKNEVIVAVNWTGVYFVDEQEQVLLELSFPEITAVSSSSGGKHQAQSFTLATIKGDEYTFSSSNAEDIRDLVVTFLEGLRKRSKFVVALQDNPAGDDSTFLSFLKGDLILLDQDTGEQVMTSGWAHGINDRTKQKGDFPADCVYVLPTVVRPPSDVVALITMTPDQRQESIRISHVPVMETEERIKPYTLEEFSYDHFRPPPKHTLSRVMITKNRGKDKLWCCTREPIKQALLKKCVGHEELSQEACMAFIAIMKYMGDYPSKRTRSVNELTDQIFETALKAEPLKDEIYCQIIKQMTENHVKYSEEKGWELLWLCAGLFPPSNVLLPHVQRFLQSKKHHPLAPDCMQRLQKALRNGSRKYPPHLVEVEAIQHKTTQIFHKVYFPDDTDEAFEVESSTKAKDFCLNISGRLLLKSPDGFSLFVKISDKVISVPEGDFFFDFVRHLTDWIKKARPAKDGIVPSLTYQVFFMKKLWTSTVPGKDSFADSIFHYYQELPKYLRGYHKCSREEVFQLGAMIYRVKFEDDKSHFPSIPKMLKELIPQDLIRQLSPDDWKRSIVAYFNRHAGKSREEAKLMFLKIIFKWPTFGSAFFEVKQTTEPHFPEILLIAINKYGVSLIDPKNKDILTTYPFTKISNWSSGNTYFHITIGNLVQGSKLLCETSLGYKMDDLLTSYISQMLTTMSKQRNSRGHSK, encoded by the exons ATGGTCATTCTACAGCAG GGCGACTATGTCTGGCTGGACCTGAAGACAGGAGGGGAGTTTGAGGTCCCGATCGGAGCCGTGGTCAAGCTCTGTGATTCGGGGCAGATCCAGGTCCTGGATGATGAAGGAACT GAACACTGGATCTCTCCTCAAAATGCCACCAACATCAAGCCGATGCACCCCACCTCCATCCACGGGGTGGAGGACATGATTCGACTGGGGGATCTGAACGAGGCGGGAATCCTCCGAAACCTTCTCATCCGCTACAGAGAGCATCTCATCTAT ACGTACACTGGGTCTATCCTAGTGGCTGTGAACCCGTATCAGCTGCTGCCCATCTATACTGCAGACCAGATTCGCCTCTACACCAACAAGAAGATCGGAGAAATGCCTCCGCACATCTTCGCCATCGCAGACAACTGCTACTTCAACATGCAACGCAACAACAAAGACCAGTGCTGCATCATCAG TGGTGAGTCTGGAGCAGGAAAAACAGAAAGCACCAAGCTGATTCTGCAGTTTCTGGCTGCTATCAGCGGACAGCACTCCTGGATCGAGCAGCAGGTTCTGGAGGCCAATCCCATCTTAGAAG CCTTCGGGAACGCTAAAACCATCCGTAACGACAACTCCAGCCGCTTCGGGAAATACATCGACATCCACTTCAACAAAAGAGGAGCCATAGAGGGAGCAAAGATCGAGCAGTACCTTCTGGAGAAATCCAGAGTGTGTCGACAG GCCCGTGATGAAAGAAACTACcacattttttactgtatgttgAAAGGAATGACGCCTGACCAGAAGAAGAAGCTGGGCTTGGGTAAAGCCTCGGACTACACCTACCTTACCATT GGAAACTGCACTGTTTGTGACGGTCGAGATGATCAGAAGGAGTATTCAAACATCCGTTCAGCCATGAAGGTCCTCATGTTCACAGACAAGGAGAACTGGGAGATCTGTAAGCTGCTAGCTGCTATTCTGCACAAGGGCAACCTGAAGTATGAGG CTCGCACTTATGATAATTTGGACGCCTGTGAGGTCGTGCGAAGCTCAGATCTCTCCACTGCTGCTGTTTTATTAGAG GTGGACCTGAAGGACCTGATGAACTGCTTGACCAGCCGAACCATAATAACCCGTGGAGAGACGGTTTCCACTCCTCTGAGCATTGAACAGGCGCTGGACGTGCGAGACGCTTTCGTTAAG GGCATCTACGGACGCTTGTTTGTGTGGATCGTTGAGAAAATCAATGCAGCCATTTACAAGCCTCCGTCCCTGGAGCTCAAAGCAGTGCGGAGATCCATTGGCCTGCTCGACATTTTCGGCTTCGAGAACTTCactgttaacag CTTTGAGCAGCTGTGCATCAACTTTGCCAATGAAAACCTGCAGCAGTTCTTCGTCCGTCATGTTTTCAAGCTGGAGCAGGAAGAATATAACCTTGAGAACATAAACTGGCAGCACATTGAGTTCACAGACAACCAGGACGCTTTGGACATGATCGCCATAAAGCCCATGAACATCATCTCTCTCATCGACGAGGAGAGCAAGTTTCCCAAG GGAACAGACACCACCATGCTCAACAAACTCAACTCTCAACACAAACTCAACACCAACTACATTCCCCCTAAAAACACCTACGAAACACAGTTCGGGATCCAGCACTTTGCTGGAGTGGTCCACTATGAAACCAGAG gttttCTGGAGAAGAATCGAGACACACTGCACGGTGACATCATTCAGCTCGTGCACTCCTCCAAAAACAAGTTCATCAAGCAGATCTTTCAGGCGGACGTTGCAATG GGGGCGGAGACCAGAAAGCGTTCCCCGACCCTGAGCAGTCAGTTCAAGCGCTCTCTGGAGCTCCTGATGCGCACACTGAGCGTCTGTCAGCCGTTCTTCGTCCGCTGCATCAAACCCAACGAGTTCAAGAAGCCCATG CTCTTCGATCGTGAGCTGTGTGTGCGGCAGCTGCGGTATTCTGGGATGATGGAAACCATCCGGATTCGCCGGGCCGGATACCCCATCCGTTACACTTTCGTCGAGTTTGTGGACAGATACCGTGTTTTGATGCCTGGAGTGAAACCTGCTTACAAACAA GAGGACCTGAGAGGAACCTGTGAGCGTATCGCTGAAGCCGTACTGGGTCGTGATGATGACTGGCAGATGGGAAAGACCAAGATATTCCTGAAG GACCATCATGACATGCTGCTGGAGATCGAGAGAGACAAGGCCATAACTGATAAGGTCATTCTCATTCAGAAGGTTGTCCGAGGATTCAAGGACAG ATCTAACTTCCTGAAGATGAAGAAATCAGCAATGTTGATCCAGAAATCATGGAGGGGTTATTACTGTCGGAAGAACTATGGAGCG ATGCGCGGTGGTTTCTCACGTCTGCAGGCCTTGTATCGCTCTCGTAAACTCTACCAGACGTACCACATCACACGACAGAGGATCACTCTGTTCCAGGGCCGCTGTAGAGGACACCTGGTGCGCCGGGCGTTTCGGCACCGCCTCTGGGCCGTCATCACCATCCAGGCGTACACCAGGGGCATGATCGCCCGCCGGCTCTACAAAAGACTTAAAGGAGAG TACCGGCGGCGTTTGGAGGCAGAGAAGATGCGACTAGCAGAAGAGCAGAAGTTCAGGAATCAGATGAGCGCCAGGAAGGCCAAAGAAGAAGCCGAAAAGAAGCATCAGGAACGACTGGCACTTCTGGCACGAGAGGATGCTGAGCGCGAGAGGAAGGAGCGAGAGGAGGCGCGGAGGAAAAAGGAAATGTTGGACCAGATGGAGAAAGCGCGACATGAGCCCGTCAACGACTCTGAGATGGTGGACAAGATGTTCGGCTTCTTGGGAACCACGAACTCGTTCCCTGGACAGGAAGGTCAAGCGCCGGCTGGGTTTGAG GACCTGGAGCGAACACACAGGGAGCTCGAGGAGGAAGACCTGGATGAAGCACTTCCTCTCCCAGAGGATGATGTGGAAGATTTGTCCGAGTACAAATTTGCCAAGTTTTCAGCCACGTATTTCCAGGGCACGACCACACACACTTATGTGCGCCGGCCGCTCAAACAGCCCTTACTGTTTCACGAAGACGAGGGAGATCAGCTG GCGGCTCTGGCCGTGTGGATCACCATTCTCCGCTTCATGGGTGACCTCCCAGAACCCAAATACCACACGGCCATCAGCGACGGCAGCGAGAAGATCCCTGTCATGACCAAGATCTACGAGACGCTCGGCAAGAAGACCTACAAGAGAGAGCTGCAGGCTCTGCAGGGAGAAGGAGAG AACTCACACACTGAAAGTCACAAGAAGAGCAGTGTGCGTCACAAGCTGGTGTCGCTCACCCTGAAGAAGAAGTCCAAGATCACAGAGGAG GTGACCAAGCGTCTGAATGATGGTGAATACACAGTTCATGGAAACAGCATGCTGGAGGACCGACCCACATCCAACCTGGAGAAACTGCACTTCATCATCGGCAACGGCATCCTTCGGCCAGGCCTGAG AGATGAGATCTACTGTCAGATCTGTAAGCAGCTGACCCAGAATCCCTCTAAAAGCAGTCACGCCCGCGGCTGGATCCTCATGTCTCTGTGTGTCGGCTGCTTCGCTCCCTCTGAGAAGTTTGTGAAG TATTTGAGGAACTTCATCAGTGAAGGACCTCCGGGTTACGCTCCCTACTGCGAGGAGAGACTGAGGAGAACGTTTGTAAACGGAACAAGAGCACAGCCGCCCTCCTGGCTAGAGCTTCAG GCCACGAAATCAAAGAAGCCGATAATGCTGCCTGTGACATTTATGGATGGAACCACAAAAACCCTGTTGACGGATTCAGCGACCACAGCCATGGAGCTCTGCAACGCACTGTCCGACAAGATCAGCCTCCAGGATCGATTCGGCTTCTCCCTGTACATCGCTTTGTTTGATAAG GTTTCGTCTCTGGGCAGCGGTAATGATCACGTGATGGACGCCGTGTCTCAGTGTGAGCAGTACGCTAAAGAGCAGGGCGCGCAGGAGCGCAACGCCCCCTGGAGGCTGTTCTTCAGGAAGGAGATATTCACGCCGTGGCACGACCCGACGGAGGACAGCGTCGCTACCAACCTCATCTACCAGCAGATCGTGCGCGGCGTCAAGTTCGGCGAATACCGCTGCGATCGG AAGGAGGATCTGGTGGAGCTGGCGTCGCAGCAGTATTACGTGGACTACGGCTCTGAGATCCTTGTGGAGCGCCTGTTGAGTCTTATTCCATCCTACATCCCCGACAGAGAGATCAGCTCGGCCAAAACCGTGGAGAGATGGGCTCAGTTCATCATGGCTGCGCACAAAAAG GGCATCTACACCCAGAAGAGGGTCGACCCTCAGAAAGTGAAGGAGGAAGTGGTGGAATTCGCTCGTTATAAGTGGCCTTTGTTATTCTCAAGATTCTATGAGGCCTTTAAATTTTCAG GTCCTAGTCTACCCAAGAACGAAGTGATCGTGGCTGTAAACTGGACTGGCGTTTACTTCGTGGATGAGCAGGAGCAGGTTCTTCTGGAGCTTTCTTTCCCAGAGATCACTGCAGTGTCCAGCAGCAG TGGAGGGAAGCATCAGGCCCAGAGCTTCACATTGGCCACCATCAAAGGAGACGAGTACACGTTCAGCTCCAGTAACGCAGAGGACATTCGGGACCTGGTGGTCACCTTCCTAGAGGGGCTCAGGAAGAGATCCAAGTTTGTTGTGGCCTTACAGGACAACCCAG CCGGCGATGATTCGACGTTCCTCAGCTTCCTGAAAGGTGACCTCATTCTGTTGGACCAGGACACGGGCGAGCAGGTCATGACGTCCGGCTGGGCTCACGGGATCAACGACAGAACCAAGCAGAAAGGAGATTTCCCTGCCGACTGTGTTTATGTGCTGCCTACAGTCGTCAGACCTCCATCTGATGTCGTG GCTTTGATTACGATGACACCAGACCAACGGCAGGAGTCGATCCGGATTTCCCATGTTCCTGTGATGGAGACGGAGGAGAGGATAAAGCCGTACACGCTGGAGGAATTCTCCTATGACCACTTCAG GCCTCCTCCCAAACACACGCTCAGTAGAGTGATGATCACCAAGAACCGTGGGAAGGACAAACTGTGGTGCTGCACACGAGAACCCATCAAACAGGCGCTGCTGAAGAAGTGTGTGGGCCACGAGGAGCTTTCCCAGGAGGCCTGCATGGCCTTCATTG CTATAATGAAGTATATGGGCGATTATCCGTCCAAGCGCACGCGGTCTGTGAACGAGCTCACAGATCAGATCTTCGAGACTGCGCTGAAGGCAGAGCCTCTAAAAGATGAGATCTACTgccagatcatcaaacaaatgaCTGAAAACCATGTCAA gtacAGTGAGGAGAAGGGCTGGGAGTTGCTCTGGTTGTGTGCCGGTCTCTTTCCTCCCAGTAACGTCCTCTTGCCGCACGTTCAGAGGTTTCTACAGTCGAAGAAACACCATCCGCTGGCTCCTGACTGCATGCAGAGACTGCAGAAAGCTTTACG GAACGGTTCCCGCAAGTATCCGCCGCACCTTGTGGAGGTGGAGGCTATTCAGCACAAGACCACACAGATCTTTCACAAAGTCTACTTCCCCGACGACACTGATGAG gcgtTTGAGGTGGAGTCCAGCACGAAGGCCAAAGACTTCTGTCTGAACATCTCCGGCAGACTGCTGCTCAAATCACCCGACGGCTTCAGTCTGTTCGTCAAGATCTCTGATAAG gTGATAAGTGTTCCTGAAGGTGATTTCTTCTTCGACTTTGTTCGCCATTTGACAGACTGGATCAAGAAAGCCAGACCCGCTAAAGATG GTATCGTGCCTTCATTGACCTACCAGGTGTTTTTCATGAAGAAGTTGTGGACGAGCACTGTTCCTGGCAAAGACTCCTTCGCAGACTCCATCTTCCATTATTATCAG GAACTTCCCAAGTATCTGCGCGGATATCACAAATGCTCCAGAGAAGAGGTTTTCCAGCTCGGTGCTATGATCTACCGAGTCAAATTCGAGGATGACAAATCCCACTTTCCCAGCATTCCCAAGATGCTGAAGGAGCTGATTCCTCAGGACCTGATTCGGCAGCTCTCGCCCGACGACTGGAAAAGG TCGATTGTGGCGTACTTCAACCGGCATGCTGGGAAATCAAGGGAGGAAGCCAAGCTGATGTTTCTGAAGATCATCTTTAAATGGCCCACGTTTGGCTCGGCCTTTTTTGAAGTGAAG CAAACCACAGAGCCACACTTCCCTGAGATCCTGTTGATAGCCATCAATAAATATGGAGTCAGTCTGATCGACCCCAAGAACAAG GATATTTTAACCACGTACCCCTTCACTAAGATCTCCAACTGGAGCAGCGGGAACACGTACTTCCACATAACTATCGGCAACCTGGTTCAGGGCAGCAAGCTTCTGTGCGAGACGTCACTG GGCTACAAGATGGACGACCTGTTGACGTCCTACATCAGTCAGATGCTGACCACTATGAGCAAGCAGCGCAATTCACGCGGCCACAGCAAGTGA